A stretch of DNA from Mesorhizobium onobrychidis:
GCCGGTCCTCGACCTTGAGTTCGCCCGCCTCGGTCCCCTCGCGAATGATCGCCTCAAAGATCGTCACCATTCGCTCGATATGCGCCTTGATGATCGCCCGGTTCTCCTGCATGGCGGCGACGATCATGTCGTGCATGCGCCTTTCCGGGAGTTGACACTCTCGACACTGCGCGAGAAAGGGGCGCATCTTCGAGGCGCCCGCGTCCGCGACTGAGGCGGGCGCTCTTCCATATTTACGAAAGGAACACCCCTATGAGGATCGGAATCATCGGCGCTGGAAACATCGGCGCCACATTGGTGCGAATGCTTCGGCGCGTCCTCTCCTTAAAGCCGTCACCGGGCTTGCAATGCGGTGGCGCATTATGACATTGGCTGCATGAGCACGTCCGCACAACCAGTGCGTCTGGTCCGCCCCGAAAAGAAGCGGCGTCGCATCCCCATTGCAGTCATCATGGCGATGAGTTTCGGCAGCCTCGTGTTCCTGTCGGTCGGCGGCGTGCTCGCATTGTCGGTCGGCGCCAACCTTCGCAACACTTTCGACCTGCTCGGCGCCCAGTCGACGCTCCTGATCGATGCGATGGAGGATTTGCTGCGCGCCGAGATGGGGCGCGCCGAGAGCGCCGTGGACGGCGTCGCGCAGCTCTACAAGCAGGGCGAGTTCCAGATCGACGACGAGGCGATGTCGGCGGCACTTGCCAGTGCGCTGGCGGCAGTGCCGGGGGTGAACGCAATGTTGATCTGCACACCCGACCTGATTTGCAGGGGGGCGGCGGTGACCGGGGACAACGACGCCAAATATCCTGCCGGAACGATCCGGAAACTCCCCGCCGAGACCGAGAAATCGCCGCAAGTGCGCGCCGTTCTTGAAGAGCGCCAGCAGGTCGACGGACGCCGGTGGGGCGCCTTCGTGGCCAACGAATATGGCTTGTTCGCCAACGTCTCGGCGCCGCTGTCACGCGATGGCGCCACGAAGGCCTGGGTGATCGCCGCGGTGGAACTGCAGAACTTGTCCAAAATCACGCAGGAACTGTCGTCGCGCTTCGGCACGCATGCCTTCATTCTGGATGGCGACGGATCCATCCTGGCGGACCAGCGGCTGGCTTCCCCGGATGCGCTGAAGAACGGCATCCTGCCGCTGACGCCGCTCGCCAATTTCGGCGATCCGGTTCTCGCCGGATATGAGGCGCGCAAACCGGAAGCGGAGTTCAGCACGCAGCGTACCCGCGATATCGAGGTTGCCGAAATCCAGGTTGACGACAAGGACGGTTCGACGTCATGGGACGGAGAGAACACTTACGTCGCTATTACCCGTGAGATCACCGGCTATGGCGACCGGCCCTGGACGCTCGGCGCATATTTCAAGACCAGTCAGATCGGTCACGAAATCGAGCGCGTCATGGGATCGGCCATGCTTGGACTTGGCGCGATGGCGGTGGCGGTCATCGTCGCGATTCTTCTCGGCAAGCGCCTGTCGCGCCCGATCCAGGCGATTGCCGGCCAGGCCACGCGCGTCGCCGATTTCGATCTCGACGGCGTGACCCCCCTGCCGCGCAGCAGGGTGCTGGAGTTGGACAACCAGGCTTCGGCCTTCAATGCCATGCTGATCGGTCTGCGTGCATTCTCGACCTATATTCCGCGCTCGCTGGTGGCCAAGCTGGTGCGCACCGGAGAGATCGGCATCGCCGAACCGCGCGAAGCGGTCGTCACCGTCATGTTCACCGACATCGCCGGCTTCACCACGCTGTCGGAGCAGATGGACGCCGCCGCCGCGGCCAGGCTGCTGAACCACCACTTCGCGATCCTGTGCGGCGCGGTCGATGCACATGGCGGTACTGTCGACAAGTTCCTGGGCGACGGCATGCTGGCGTTCTTCGGCGCGCCGGATCGTCTGAAGGGCCATGCCGCCGCGGCCGTCCGCGCAGCCGCGGCCATCCGCGAGGAGCTGGACAAGGACAATCTGGAAGCGGCTGGCGAAGGCCGGCCTCCGCTTCATGTCCGCATCGGCATCCACACGGGCTCCGTCATCGTCGGCAATATCGGCGCATCCGACCGCGTCAACTATACGATCGTCGGCGACACCGTGAACGTCAGCCAGCGGCTGCAGGACCTCGGCAAGCAGCTCGAACCGGGCGCCACCGCCGCAATCGCCATTTCCGGCGAGACCGCGTCGCGGCTCGACGAAAGGTTCGAAAGGATCCCGGCGGGCAAGCATCGGCTGCGCGGCCGCGGCGAGGCGACGGAGGTCTTCCAGCTTGGCAAAGTCGCGACGTCAGCATCGCCCCCTATGGACGTTCACCGCGCCCAAGCGGGCTGAATAACATGCCACTTCCATGCCGCTGATCGGCGGTTTGAAGAAGCCGACGGCTTTGGGAATGACTGGAGCCGGGTCACCTAGCGCCGTAGC
This window harbors:
- a CDS encoding adenylate/guanylate cyclase domain-containing protein; the encoded protein is MSTSAQPVRLVRPEKKRRRIPIAVIMAMSFGSLVFLSVGGVLALSVGANLRNTFDLLGAQSTLLIDAMEDLLRAEMGRAESAVDGVAQLYKQGEFQIDDEAMSAALASALAAVPGVNAMLICTPDLICRGAAVTGDNDAKYPAGTIRKLPAETEKSPQVRAVLEERQQVDGRRWGAFVANEYGLFANVSAPLSRDGATKAWVIAAVELQNLSKITQELSSRFGTHAFILDGDGSILADQRLASPDALKNGILPLTPLANFGDPVLAGYEARKPEAEFSTQRTRDIEVAEIQVDDKDGSTSWDGENTYVAITREITGYGDRPWTLGAYFKTSQIGHEIERVMGSAMLGLGAMAVAVIVAILLGKRLSRPIQAIAGQATRVADFDLDGVTPLPRSRVLELDNQASAFNAMLIGLRAFSTYIPRSLVAKLVRTGEIGIAEPREAVVTVMFTDIAGFTTLSEQMDAAAAARLLNHHFAILCGAVDAHGGTVDKFLGDGMLAFFGAPDRLKGHAAAAVRAAAAIREELDKDNLEAAGEGRPPLHVRIGIHTGSVIVGNIGASDRVNYTIVGDTVNVSQRLQDLGKQLEPGATAAIAISGETASRLDERFERIPAGKHRLRGRGEATEVFQLGKVATSASPPMDVHRAQAG